A single window of Rhipicephalus microplus isolate Deutch F79 chromosome 5, USDA_Rmic, whole genome shotgun sequence DNA harbors:
- the LOC142817636 gene encoding uncharacterized protein LOC142817636: MIYKKWIVAIKRDEGPEFQVGKSTKVCSKHFRSSDFIPSVASGRSLLRDSAVPSVFAFSKEKKERKPPKPRASPQVRSQNPVLGPGVLGDELMHSPDEVKAAPVGLEEPTRLNSSLEGENARLAETIKQKNNEIARLRDELCQIKEQLVAAKGIIGQLGFEKASLTCQLAAERERTAPFTVERFKDCDEDMLFYTGLPSYNHFKKLLVYLNPGDDGCNVLRSERTESSEPRSSRGRKRKLSTENELFLVLVRLRLGLFEDDLAHRFCIAQSTVSRICTSWINFLYAKLGLLPLWAPRRVVDATMPPEFKEKYSSTRVILDATEIQCEVPSSLCLQSTTYSPYKSSNTFKGLIGVLPNGLVAFVSELFTGSSSDRECVIRSGFLDLKFDDEDAVMADKGFRIEDLLEKNGVKLNLPPFLKGGTFSPEEVKSTKEVAALRIHVERRIQRIKAFHIFDRPIPLTLASLINQIWTVTAILNNFQSSLMQQSSGKPQQEP, encoded by the coding sequence ATGATATACAAGAAGTGGATTGTTGCGATCAAGAGGGATGAAGGCCCGGAATTTCAAGTCGGCAAGTCAACGAAGGTCTGCTCGAAGCATTTTAGGTCATCGGACTTTATACCTAGCGTTGCGAGTGGCCGCAGCCTCCTTCGGGACTCGGCAGTTCCGTCAGTTTTTGCTTTTtccaaggaaaagaaagaacGGAAGCCCCCAAAGCCACGTGCTTCACCACAAGTAAGAAGCCAAAACCCGGTTCTAGGCCCAGGAGTGCTAGGGGATGAGCTTATGCATAGCCCAGATGAAGTGAAGGCAGCACCGGTAGGTCTAGAGGAACCCACTAGGCTCAACAGCTCACTTGAAGGTGAAAATGCACGTTTGGCCGAAAcgataaaacagaaaaacaacgaaatcgcgcGGCTCCGAGACGAGCTTTGCCAAATCAAGGAGCAGCTTGTTGCTGCAAAAGGAATCATCGGGCAACTGGGCTTCGAAAAGGCGTCCTTGACTTgccaacttgctgctgaaagagaACGAACGGCTCCCTTCACAGTGGAACGGTTCAAGGACTGCGACGAAGACATGCTATTTTACACTGGGCTGCCAAGCTACAACCATTTCAAGAAACTTCTGGTCTACTTGAACCCCGGTGATGATGGGTGCAACGTTCTACGTTCAGAACGTACAGAAAGCAGTGAACCCAGATCATCGCGAGGGCGGAAGAGAAAACTAAGCACGGAAAATGAGCTGTTTTTGGTGCTAGTCCGACTGCGCCTCGGCCTGTTTGAAGATGATTTGGCTCACAGGTTCTGCATTGCCCAGTCAACTGTGTCCCGAATATGCACATCGTGGATTAACTTCCTGTATGCCAAACTAGGCCTGTTACCTCTGTGGGCTCCTAGAAGAGTTGTAGATGCTACAATGCCACCCGAGTTTAAGGAAAAGTATTCATCGACTCGAGTAATCCTGGACGCCACGGAAATACAGTGCGAGGTGCCATCATCCTTGTGCCTACAGTCTACAACGTACTCCCCATACAAGTCGAGCAACACATTCAAGGGACTCATCGGCGTCCTGCCTAATGGCCTTGTCGCCTTTGTGTCAGAGCTTTTCACAGGATCCAGCTCAGACAGAGAGTGTGTGATTAGGAGTGGTTTTTTAGACTTGAAGTTTGACGACGAAGATGCTGTTATGGCAGATAAGGGCTTTCGCATCGAAGATCTCTTGGAAAAGAATGGAGTGAAATTGAACCTGCCGCCGTTCCTGAAGGGTGGCACATTCTCACCTGAGGAAGTGAAATCTACAAAGGAGGTTGCTGCTTTGCGGATACACGTGGAGCGGCGGATACAGCGGATAAAGGCATTCCACATTTTTGATAGACCCATACCGTTAACCTTGGCTTCACTGATTAACCAAATTTGGACTGTGACGGCAATCCTGAACAACTTCCAGTCTTCTCTCATGCAACAGTCAAGTGGCAAACCGCAACAAGAGCCTTAG